A window of the Streptomyces albireticuli genome harbors these coding sequences:
- a CDS encoding AfsR/SARP family transcriptional regulator, with translation MRFNILGPLECWYAGERVRLGGRVQERVLIALLLEAGRVVSVDRLVEAVWDGRPPATAVRQIRKGVAELRRRLPAGPRLVLTDGPGYRTAVAVEQVDLLLFHAHLGSAREELAAGRPARALPLLRAALALWRGPRAAGAGGRVLEAASAALEEHRLRATEQLCALRLELGRDTGDLVGELRELVEAYPLRETLRAQLMRALYLAGRQAEALTEFARVRAYLSEELGVDPSRELVRMHADILRRGTVLPGVTGAFP, from the coding sequence GTGCGCTTCAATATTCTGGGTCCCCTGGAATGCTGGTACGCCGGTGAACGGGTGCGGCTGGGCGGCCGGGTGCAGGAGCGCGTGCTCATCGCCCTGCTGCTGGAAGCCGGCCGGGTCGTGTCCGTGGACCGGCTGGTCGAGGCGGTCTGGGACGGCCGCCCGCCCGCGACGGCGGTCCGGCAGATCCGCAAGGGCGTGGCGGAGCTGCGGCGCCGGCTGCCGGCCGGCCCGCGGCTGGTGCTGACCGACGGGCCCGGCTACCGGACGGCCGTGGCGGTCGAGCAGGTGGACCTGCTGCTCTTCCACGCCCACCTGGGATCCGCGCGCGAGGAGCTGGCCGCGGGCCGGCCCGCGCGGGCGCTCCCCCTGCTGCGCGCGGCCCTCGCGCTGTGGCGCGGCCCGCGGGCGGCGGGCGCCGGCGGCCGGGTGCTGGAGGCGGCGTCGGCCGCGCTGGAGGAGCACCGGCTGCGGGCCACCGAGCAGTTGTGCGCGCTCCGGCTGGAGCTCGGCCGCGACACCGGTGACCTGGTGGGCGAGCTGCGGGAGCTGGTCGAGGCGTACCCGCTGCGGGAGACGCTGCGCGCGCAGCTGATGCGGGCGCTGTACCTCGCGGGCCGACAGGCCGAGGCGCTGACGGAATTCGCGCGGGTGCGCGCGTATCTGTCGGAGGAACTCGGTGTGGACCCGAGCCGGGAACTGGTGCGGATGCACGCGGACATTCTGCGGCGCGGGACGGTTCTCCCGGGTGTCACGGGAGCGTTTCCGTAA
- a CDS encoding transketolase-like TK C-terminal-containing protein, whose product MSPTVTRPPGSPAATAADRVARGGYVLTEAEAAGRPRDPDVVLVAAGAEVPVALDARRILQREGVPTRVVAMPCAKWFHEQDPAYRDAVLPPGARATVSVGAGTALGWYQLLRPARETVGLDGAGAFASYRALYEQGGLTAQRVAAAARAGLARGPGGNRP is encoded by the coding sequence ATGAGCCCCACCGTCACCCGGCCGCCGGGATCCCCCGCGGCCACCGCCGCCGACCGGGTCGCCCGGGGCGGCTACGTCCTGACCGAGGCCGAGGCGGCCGGCCGCCCCCGGGACCCCGACGTCGTGCTCGTCGCCGCCGGGGCCGAGGTGCCCGTCGCCCTCGACGCCCGGCGGATCCTCCAGCGCGAGGGCGTCCCCACCCGCGTGGTGGCCATGCCCTGCGCCAAGTGGTTCCACGAGCAGGACCCCGCGTACCGCGACGCCGTCCTGCCGCCCGGCGCCCGCGCCACCGTCTCCGTCGGCGCCGGCACCGCACTCGGCTGGTACCAGCTCCTGCGCCCGGCCCGCGAGACCGTCGGCCTGGACGGCGCCGGCGCCTTCGCCTCGTACCGCGCCCTGTACGAGCAGGGCGGGCTGACCGCCCAGCGGGTCGCGGCGGCCGCCCGCGCCGGACTGGCCCGCGGGCCGGGAGGGAACCGCCCGTGA
- a CDS encoding GTP cyclohydrolase II, whose translation MKSPLTGLPAHRAPARRVPAPRARTAEEPRIRNEVRIPLHLGGGPALDATVATFDGLPDGLEHLAVRFPGTPPPGAARAAAVPPLVRLHSECMTGDVFGSARCDCGPQLHEALRRVAAAGGCLLYLRQEGRGIGLYNKLDAYRLQDGGLDTYAANRALGLADDLRDYTSAACMLRALGHDEIDLLTNNPDKPAQLSSHGIRVRRVVPTGVFANRHNLRYLTAKVTRTAHTIDLEGASR comes from the coding sequence ATGAAGTCCCCCCTCACGGGCCTGCCCGCCCACCGGGCGCCGGCCCGCCGTGTGCCCGCGCCCCGGGCCCGTACCGCCGAGGAGCCGCGGATCCGCAACGAGGTCCGGATCCCGCTGCACCTGGGCGGCGGTCCGGCGCTGGACGCGACCGTGGCCACCTTCGACGGGCTGCCCGACGGCCTGGAGCACCTGGCGGTCCGCTTCCCCGGTACGCCCCCGCCGGGAGCGGCGCGGGCCGCCGCGGTCCCGCCCCTGGTGCGGCTGCACTCGGAGTGCATGACCGGGGACGTCTTCGGGTCGGCCCGGTGCGACTGCGGGCCGCAGCTGCACGAGGCGCTGCGGCGGGTCGCGGCCGCCGGCGGCTGCCTGCTGTACCTGCGCCAGGAGGGCCGGGGCATCGGTCTGTACAACAAGCTGGACGCCTACCGGCTCCAGGACGGCGGCCTCGACACCTACGCCGCCAACCGGGCCCTCGGGCTCGCCGACGACCTGCGCGACTACACCAGCGCGGCGTGCATGCTGCGCGCGCTGGGCCACGACGAGATCGACCTGCTGACCAACAACCCGGACAAGCCGGCCCAGTTGTCGTCCCACGGCATCAGGGTCCGCCGGGTCGTCCCCACGGGCGTCTTCGCCAACCGGCACAACCTGCGCTATCTGACGGCGAAGGTCACCCGCACCGCGCACACCATCGACCTGGAAGGTGCCTCACGATGA
- a CDS encoding WD40 repeat domain-containing protein, which yields MIRHHGPISGIAAFGGARVATAGYDNQLILWDAAARLPLARASHDHLANQVTFSPDGRYVLSSSSDYTARLWSVPELKLTAVFADQADDVEMSVFHPTRELVATASRDALVRVYDFTGTLLARFAGHGADVISVEWLGDSDELLSSSDDGTVKRWSLATGGLVSTIDLAGVETDTIAITREGVVYAGNDDGEIIRIDGDAVRNFPAHAAGIKRLVYHAGSGALVSLSYDRTVRIWDTAGELSLTSASEFPAEIWARSCAFLDERTLVFATFGSTYATYDIAGDAWDLSGVEGTGCVNAVTTDGGRRYTIGDAGVLKADGVPVAEVGSLCNFLVSAGGLLLTGGQLGRVFDATTGEVLHQHRSPLNCAAAFTKDGVPHVVIGAYTGEGLVFSVGPDRRLTPVTTLPLAENAVKGVAASADRIFAVCAGASASWFAVGTFGLIRRIDTAHDKIANGCAALPGGAFASVSRDLKLRLWDASGRPWTLDTPHDHSVKCVAASPDGRWVATGSYAGRVAVYDTRTHTWAPAVRPTTAGVSSLHHDAEHGRFLAGSYDGRVYEIPL from the coding sequence ATGATCCGCCACCACGGCCCGATCAGCGGGATCGCCGCGTTCGGCGGCGCGCGCGTCGCCACGGCGGGCTACGACAACCAGCTGATCCTCTGGGACGCGGCCGCCCGGCTGCCCCTCGCCCGCGCCTCGCACGACCACCTGGCCAACCAGGTGACGTTCAGCCCGGACGGGAGGTACGTCCTCAGCTCCTCCAGCGACTACACGGCCCGGCTGTGGTCCGTGCCGGAGCTGAAGCTCACCGCGGTCTTCGCCGACCAGGCCGACGACGTGGAGATGTCGGTCTTCCACCCGACGCGGGAGCTGGTCGCCACCGCCTCCCGGGACGCGCTGGTGCGGGTCTACGACTTCACCGGCACCCTGCTCGCCCGGTTCGCCGGGCACGGCGCGGACGTCATATCGGTGGAGTGGCTGGGCGACTCCGACGAGCTGCTGTCGTCCAGCGACGACGGCACCGTCAAGCGCTGGTCACTGGCGACCGGCGGGCTGGTGTCGACCATCGACCTGGCGGGGGTGGAGACCGACACCATCGCGATCACCCGGGAGGGCGTGGTCTACGCCGGGAACGACGACGGCGAGATCATCCGGATCGACGGCGACGCCGTGCGGAACTTCCCCGCGCACGCCGCGGGCATCAAGCGGCTGGTGTACCACGCCGGTTCGGGCGCCCTGGTGAGCCTGAGCTACGACCGCACCGTGCGGATCTGGGACACCGCGGGCGAGCTGTCCCTGACCTCCGCCTCGGAGTTCCCGGCGGAGATCTGGGCCCGGTCGTGCGCGTTCCTGGACGAACGGACGCTGGTCTTCGCGACGTTCGGCTCGACGTACGCGACGTACGACATCGCGGGTGACGCCTGGGACCTGTCGGGCGTGGAGGGCACCGGCTGTGTGAACGCGGTGACGACGGACGGGGGCCGGCGGTACACCATCGGGGACGCCGGGGTGCTGAAGGCGGACGGGGTGCCGGTGGCCGAGGTGGGCAGCCTGTGCAACTTCCTGGTGAGCGCCGGCGGGCTGCTGCTGACGGGCGGCCAGCTGGGCCGGGTCTTCGACGCCACCACCGGTGAGGTCCTGCACCAGCACCGCTCGCCGCTCAACTGCGCCGCCGCGTTCACCAAGGACGGGGTGCCGCACGTGGTGATCGGCGCCTACACCGGCGAGGGCCTCGTGTTCTCCGTCGGCCCGGACCGCAGGCTCACGCCGGTGACCACCCTGCCGCTGGCGGAGAACGCGGTGAAGGGCGTCGCCGCCTCGGCGGACCGGATCTTCGCGGTCTGCGCGGGCGCCTCGGCCTCGTGGTTCGCGGTCGGCACCTTCGGCCTGATCCGCCGGATCGACACCGCGCACGACAAGATCGCCAACGGTTGCGCGGCGCTGCCCGGCGGGGCGTTCGCGAGCGTCAGCCGGGATCTCAAGCTGCGCCTGTGGGACGCCTCCGGCCGGCCGTGGACCCTGGACACGCCGCACGACCACTCGGTGAAGTGCGTCGCCGCCTCGCCCGACGGCCGGTGGGTGGCCACCGGCTCGTACGCGGGCCGGGTCGCGGTCTACGACACCCGCACCCACACCTGGGCGCCGGCGGTCCGGCCGACCACCGCCGGGGTGTCGAGCCTGCACCACGACGCGGAGCACGGCCGCTTCCTGGCCGGGTCCTACGACGGGCGGGTGTACGAGATCCCGCTCTGA
- a CDS encoding MFS transporter, which produces MTTRAAPSRPWTETWDPEDEDFWERGARHIARRNLSVAVLAGHLALSVWGMWSALVLFRSPGAGPAYGPGGAFLLVAAPVAAGAALRCAGDRAPGRADRPGGRDRVVLGTAALLLPALAAAWLVQRPGTPLWALLAVAATAGAGGGALSAATARHIASLYPRRDRTPAPATGGGLSGVAAAQALGLLVVAAAGDARPAYVAVALLPAIALVVLAAGLGMDDPVPLRTSRALRVVPPVRRRAVVRRRAPWVLPLRAGMSGALLGHCLAFGPVLRSEFGASPRQAASYAFLGALLGWAARSLGGRVTGRRAAGRVVLAGFLGAAVTAALLPAARGTLGGFAGGFAVLCVCGGAGAGALDRLVRGGVRRAGAQDGPSGVVDDGRGVDGGTGVDGGPGVADALGGVVVLLAFAACYAVPGGSAAPALWGLAGVHGVCAVVTWAVTRRRGRMAAAAPYRPGALSVVPARVSSRN; this is translated from the coding sequence ATGACGACCCGAGCGGCACCCTCCCGTCCGTGGACCGAGACCTGGGATCCGGAGGACGAGGACTTCTGGGAGCGCGGTGCGAGGCACATCGCGCGGCGCAATCTGTCGGTGGCCGTGCTCGCCGGGCACCTCGCCCTTTCCGTGTGGGGCATGTGGTCGGCACTGGTGCTGTTCCGGTCGCCCGGGGCCGGCCCCGCGTACGGCCCCGGCGGGGCCTTCCTGCTGGTGGCCGCGCCGGTGGCGGCCGGGGCGGCGCTGCGGTGCGCGGGCGACCGCGCGCCCGGCCGCGCGGACCGGCCGGGCGGCCGGGACCGGGTCGTCCTCGGCACCGCCGCCCTGCTGCTGCCCGCCCTGGCCGCCGCCTGGCTCGTCCAGCGGCCCGGCACCCCGCTGTGGGCGCTCCTGGCCGTCGCGGCGACCGCCGGGGCGGGCGGTGGCGCGCTCTCCGCCGCCACCGCGCGGCACATCGCGTCCCTGTACCCCCGGCGGGACCGCACGCCCGCACCGGCCACGGGCGGCGGCCTGTCCGGCGTCGCCGCCGCGCAGGCGCTGGGCCTGCTGGTCGTCGCCGCGGCCGGGGACGCGCGCCCGGCGTACGTGGCCGTCGCCCTGCTGCCGGCGATCGCGCTGGTCGTCCTGGCGGCCGGCCTGGGCATGGACGATCCGGTTCCGCTACGGACCTCGCGGGCGTTACGGGTCGTGCCGCCGGTCCGGCGGCGGGCGGTGGTGCGCCGCCGCGCACCCTGGGTCCTTCCGCTGCGCGCGGGCATGTCCGGCGCGCTGCTCGGCCACTGCCTGGCCTTCGGCCCGGTCCTGCGGAGCGAGTTCGGCGCGTCGCCGCGTCAGGCGGCCTCGTACGCCTTCCTGGGCGCGCTGCTCGGCTGGGCGGCCCGGAGCCTGGGCGGCAGGGTGACGGGACGCCGGGCCGCGGGGCGCGTCGTCCTGGCCGGGTTCCTCGGCGCGGCCGTCACCGCCGCGCTGCTGCCGGCCGCGCGCGGCACGCTCGGAGGGTTCGCGGGCGGCTTCGCGGTGCTGTGCGTGTGCGGCGGCGCCGGGGCGGGCGCCCTGGACCGGCTGGTGCGCGGCGGGGTCCGCCGCGCGGGGGCGCAGGACGGCCCGAGCGGCGTCGTGGACGACGGTCGCGGCGTGGACGGCGGTACGGGCGTGGACGGCGGTCCCGGCGTGGCCGACGCGCTCGGTGGTGTCGTCGTGCTGCTCGCCTTCGCCGCCTGCTACGCGGTCCCCGGTGGTTCGGCCGCGCCGGCGCTGTGGGGCCTCGCCGGGGTCCACGGGGTGTGCGCGGTGGTCACCTGGGCGGTGACGCGGCGCCGGGGCCGGATGGCGGCCGCCGCCCCGTACCGCCCCGGGGCGCTCTCCGTCGTGCCCGCCCGGGTGTCGTCCCGGAACTGA
- a CDS encoding formylglycine-generating enzyme family protein, with translation MSGLRLQDLAHSPHFQEHAPLVCPRTLRPSENAVAALRRADPGQLAAIVEDPEATVAERLAAGGVLALIGDPRIGRTPATSFVAGGTVEIGLRAEEVDPVVRDWEHVGVERPWIEKETPQRTVRLDDFWIGTYPVTNWEYRTFLDRTGRAERPSTWYLGAFPYDRGNHPVAGVRPEDADAFAAWLTGTTGHPWRLPTEAEWEHAAKGASGSEFPWGEDFDPGAANTRESGVHQTTPVGAFPAGRAPCGAYDMGGNVEEYVADPYVPYPGGPYVADHLVQTLGEEYRVARGGSFSRFGDLTRTRRRHGAFPGPLYPVGLRVATGVRP, from the coding sequence ATGAGTGGTCTGAGGCTCCAGGATCTTGCCCATTCGCCGCACTTCCAGGAACACGCGCCCCTGGTGTGCCCCCGCACGCTGCGGCCCAGCGAGAACGCCGTCGCCGCGCTGCGCCGCGCCGACCCCGGGCAGCTCGCCGCCATCGTGGAGGACCCGGAGGCGACCGTCGCCGAGCGGCTCGCCGCCGGCGGGGTGCTCGCCCTCATCGGCGACCCGCGCATCGGCCGCACCCCCGCCACCAGCTTCGTCGCCGGCGGCACCGTCGAGATCGGGCTCCGGGCGGAGGAGGTCGACCCCGTCGTCCGGGACTGGGAGCACGTGGGCGTGGAGAGGCCCTGGATCGAGAAGGAGACCCCCCAGCGCACCGTCCGCCTGGACGACTTCTGGATCGGCACCTACCCGGTGACCAACTGGGAGTACCGCACCTTCCTCGACCGCACCGGCCGCGCCGAGCGCCCCAGCACCTGGTACCTGGGCGCCTTCCCCTACGACCGCGGCAACCACCCCGTCGCGGGCGTCCGCCCGGAGGACGCCGACGCCTTCGCGGCCTGGCTCACCGGGACCACCGGCCACCCCTGGCGGCTGCCCACGGAGGCCGAGTGGGAGCACGCGGCCAAGGGCGCGAGCGGCTCGGAGTTCCCCTGGGGCGAGGACTTCGACCCGGGGGCCGCCAACACCCGCGAGTCCGGGGTGCACCAGACGACGCCGGTCGGCGCCTTCCCGGCCGGCCGGGCGCCGTGCGGCGCCTACGACATGGGGGGCAACGTCGAGGAGTACGTCGCCGACCCCTACGTGCCCTACCCGGGCGGCCCGTACGTGGCCGACCACCTCGTCCAGACGCTGGGGGAGGAGTACCGGGTGGCGCGCGGCGGCAGCTTCTCCCGTTTCGGCGACCTCACCCGCACCCGCCGCCGGCACGGCGCCTTCCCCGGCCCGCTGTACCCGGTGGGGCTGCGCGTCGCCACGGGCGTACGGCCCTGA
- the aroA gene encoding 3-phosphoshikimate 1-carboxyvinyltransferase, which produces MTTRQPPDTALTARIPGSKSITNRALLLAAVARGTTGIWAPLVSDDTVAFRTALATLGVTVRGAPGDRCWEVTGTGRGPTGPARVRCADAGTAARFLPPFAATGHGEFVFDGSPQLRARPQRPLADALVRLGATVHPAPEDGPPLHLDATGLDGGRLLLDSSLSSQYLSGLLMAAPLMRAPLTVDVHRLVSRPYLDMTLALMRHFGADVTEGPHGRITVRPGGCAPADLVVEPDASTASYVFAAAAVTGRAVTVPGLGTHSVQGDLRFVEVLRRAGARVEVGESATTVAGTGPLRGGFDIDMGDISDTFMTLAAIAPLADAPITVRGVAHARLKESDRVAAVAGNLRACGIACEEGPDRLTVHPGTPRPTRIACHRDHRIAMAFSVLGLAAPGTLTLDDPGCVAKTFPGFHTELHRLFPEHTLPPDAPR; this is translated from the coding sequence ATGACGACCCGGCAGCCGCCCGACACCGCGCTGACCGCGCGGATCCCCGGCTCCAAGAGCATCACCAACCGCGCCCTGCTGCTGGCCGCCGTCGCCCGTGGCACCACGGGGATCTGGGCGCCCCTCGTCAGCGACGACACCGTCGCCTTCCGGACCGCCCTGGCCACCCTCGGCGTGACCGTCCGCGGCGCGCCCGGCGACCGCTGCTGGGAGGTCACCGGCACCGGCCGCGGCCCCACCGGGCCCGCCCGCGTCCGGTGCGCCGACGCCGGCACCGCCGCCCGCTTCCTGCCGCCCTTCGCCGCCACCGGGCACGGCGAGTTCGTCTTCGACGGCTCCCCCCAGCTGCGCGCCCGGCCGCAACGCCCCCTCGCCGACGCGCTCGTACGCCTCGGCGCCACCGTCCACCCCGCGCCGGAGGACGGCCCTCCGCTGCACCTCGACGCGACCGGGCTCGACGGCGGCCGGCTCCTCCTCGACTCCTCCCTGAGCAGCCAGTACCTCAGCGGGCTGCTGATGGCCGCGCCCCTGATGCGCGCCCCGCTCACCGTCGACGTCCACCGCCTCGTCAGCCGCCCCTACCTCGACATGACCCTGGCCCTCATGCGGCACTTCGGCGCCGACGTCACCGAGGGCCCGCACGGCCGGATCACCGTACGGCCCGGCGGCTGCGCCCCCGCCGACCTGGTCGTCGAGCCGGACGCCTCCACCGCCTCCTACGTCTTCGCCGCGGCCGCCGTCACCGGGCGCGCCGTCACCGTGCCCGGCCTCGGCACCCACAGCGTCCAGGGCGACCTGCGCTTCGTCGAGGTGCTGCGCCGGGCCGGGGCCCGGGTGGAGGTGGGGGAGAGCGCCACCACGGTCGCCGGGACCGGGCCGCTGCGCGGCGGCTTCGACATCGACATGGGCGACATCTCGGACACGTTCATGACGCTCGCCGCCATCGCCCCGCTCGCCGACGCCCCGATCACCGTGCGCGGCGTCGCCCACGCCCGGCTCAAGGAGTCCGACCGGGTCGCCGCCGTCGCCGGGAACCTCCGCGCCTGCGGCATCGCCTGCGAGGAGGGACCCGACCGGCTCACCGTCCACCCCGGCACCCCGCGGCCCACCCGCATCGCCTGCCACCGCGACCACCGGATCGCCATGGCCTTCTCCGTGCTCGGCCTGGCCGCGCCCGGCACCCTCACCCTCGACGACCCCGGCTGCGTCGCCAAGACCTTCCCCGGCTTCCACACCGAGCTGCACCGGCTCTTCCCGGAGCACACGCTCCCGCCGGACGCCCCCCGCTGA
- a CDS encoding NADPH-dependent FMN reductase has protein sequence MTRVVLISGSLRRGSVNSAALRAVRRIVESAPGAPEVVSLPIGRLPFYDGDVERSGTAPAVSAARALVAAADALVISTPSYNGAVPGVLKNALDWLSRPDGASPLTGRVVAVLSASPSGRGAIDAQPALMDLLDACEAVVVEHPPVAVRRADRRLDEAGEMNDPEVLAALRELVDATFEAVAILADQKRSVSA, from the coding sequence ATGACCAGGGTGGTTCTGATTTCGGGAAGCCTGCGCCGCGGTTCCGTGAATTCCGCGGCGCTGCGCGCCGTGCGCCGCATCGTGGAGAGCGCGCCGGGCGCCCCGGAGGTGGTCTCGCTGCCCATCGGCCGGCTGCCGTTCTACGACGGGGACGTCGAGCGCTCCGGTACGGCACCGGCGGTGTCGGCCGCGCGCGCCCTGGTCGCGGCCGCCGACGCCCTCGTGATCAGCACCCCTTCGTACAACGGCGCGGTGCCGGGGGTGCTCAAGAACGCGCTGGACTGGCTGTCCCGCCCGGACGGCGCGAGTCCGCTCACCGGCAGGGTCGTGGCCGTGCTGAGCGCCTCGCCGAGCGGCCGGGGGGCGATCGACGCGCAGCCCGCGCTGATGGACCTGCTCGACGCCTGTGAGGCGGTCGTCGTCGAGCACCCGCCCGTGGCCGTCCGCCGGGCGGACCGCCGCCTGGACGAGGCGGGCGAGATGAACGACCCGGAGGTGCTGGCCGCCCTGCGCGAGCTGGTCGACGCCACCTTCGAAGCGGTGGCGATCCTGGCGGACCAGAAGCGGTCGGTGTCCGCCTGA
- the tal gene encoding transaldolase, which produces MSGDGLGRLAAAGVSVWVTGLSRDRLADGSLAALIRHRRVAGLVSDPAFLARSVAAGRAYAQPLRDLARRGAGAGRALWELTVPDARRACDVLRPVHERTAGVDGLVSLGLDPRLAHDSAATLAEARALWRAVARPNAMVGIPATDAGLTALAGCLAEGINVQATLVFSAERYGQVADAYLDGLERARAAGRALASLSSVASFHAEPVDTAVDALLTRDGTLEARALLGTAAGARARLVHARHATAFDGPGWHRLTARGARPQRLLWAGTTVRNPAYRDTRYADRLLARSTVTALDEETLEAVAGHGAAGRPWTGAGHAEARRLLGHLRWCGIDHHELTARLEAEALKERSGSWHRLLDTLTLALDAAAGPRPDARPPAFPHQETP; this is translated from the coding sequence GTGAGCGGGGACGGGCTCGGCCGGCTGGCGGCCGCGGGCGTCTCGGTGTGGGTCACGGGCCTGTCCCGGGACCGGCTCGCCGACGGCTCGCTGGCCGCGCTGATCCGCCACCGGCGGGTCGCCGGCCTTGTCTCCGACCCGGCGTTCCTCGCCCGGTCCGTCGCGGCCGGCCGCGCCTACGCACAGCCGCTGCGCGACCTGGCCCGCCGGGGCGCCGGCGCCGGCCGGGCCCTGTGGGAACTGACCGTGCCGGACGCCCGGCGGGCCTGCGACGTGCTGCGGCCCGTCCACGAACGGACCGCCGGCGTCGACGGCCTGGTCTCCCTCGGCCTCGACCCCCGGCTCGCCCACGACAGCGCGGCGACGCTCGCCGAGGCCCGCGCGCTGTGGCGGGCGGTCGCCCGGCCCAACGCCATGGTCGGCATCCCGGCCACCGACGCCGGCCTCACCGCCCTCGCCGGCTGCCTCGCCGAGGGCATCAACGTCCAGGCGACCCTGGTCTTCTCCGCCGAGCGCTACGGGCAGGTCGCCGACGCCTACCTCGACGGCCTGGAACGGGCCCGCGCGGCCGGCCGCGCCCTCGCCTCCCTCTCCTCGGTCGCCTCCTTCCACGCCGAGCCCGTCGACACCGCCGTGGACGCCCTGCTCACCCGGGACGGCACCCTGGAGGCGCGGGCCCTCCTCGGCACCGCCGCGGGTGCCCGCGCCCGCCTGGTCCACGCCCGGCACGCGACGGCCTTCGACGGGCCGGGATGGCACCGGCTCACCGCGCGGGGCGCCCGCCCGCAGCGGCTGCTCTGGGCGGGCACGACCGTACGGAACCCCGCCTACCGCGACACCCGCTACGCCGACCGGCTGCTCGCCCGGTCCACCGTCACCGCACTCGACGAGGAGACCCTCGAAGCCGTCGCCGGCCACGGCGCCGCCGGCCGGCCCTGGACCGGCGCCGGGCACGCGGAAGCCCGCCGCCTCCTCGGCCACCTGCGGTGGTGCGGCATCGACCACCACGAACTGACGGCCCGTCTGGAGGCGGAGGCGCTCAAGGAGCGGAGCGGCTCCTGGCACCGCCTCCTCGACACCCTGACCCTCGCCCTGGACGCCGCCGCCGGGCCCCGCCCCGACGCCCGTCCCCCCGCCTTCCCCCACCAGGAGACGCCATGA
- a CDS encoding flavodoxin family protein encodes MNSTPEVAVAYHSGRGHNAVLARAVARGAADAGAASALIAVDAVTEEQWARLDAAHAIVFGAPTYMGSASAAFHAFAEATSARWARRAWRDKLAAGFTVSGSKSGDKLNTLQYLAVFAAQHAMHWVSPDLLPGWNVSTGSEHDLNRLGFHLGVGAQANADEGPEAVTKADTETAYLLGRRVTETARRMRG; translated from the coding sequence ATGAACAGCACTCCGGAGGTGGCCGTCGCCTATCACTCCGGCCGCGGCCACAACGCCGTGCTCGCCCGCGCGGTGGCCCGCGGCGCCGCCGACGCGGGCGCGGCCTCCGCGCTGATCGCCGTCGACGCCGTCACCGAGGAGCAGTGGGCCCGGCTCGACGCCGCGCACGCCATCGTCTTCGGCGCCCCCACCTACATGGGCAGCGCCTCCGCGGCCTTCCACGCCTTCGCCGAGGCGACGTCCGCGCGCTGGGCGCGCCGCGCCTGGCGCGACAAGCTGGCCGCGGGCTTCACCGTCTCGGGCTCGAAGAGCGGCGACAAGCTCAACACCCTGCAATACCTGGCGGTCTTCGCCGCCCAGCACGCCATGCACTGGGTCAGCCCCGACCTGCTGCCCGGCTGGAACGTCTCCACGGGCTCCGAGCACGACCTCAACCGGCTCGGCTTCCACCTGGGCGTCGGCGCCCAGGCGAACGCCGACGAGGGCCCGGAGGCCGTCACCAAGGCGGACACCGAGACGGCGTATCTGCTGGGCAGGCGCGTGACGGAGACGGCGCGCCGGATGCGCGGCTGA